A single region of the Hippopotamus amphibius kiboko isolate mHipAmp2 chromosome 6, mHipAmp2.hap2, whole genome shotgun sequence genome encodes:
- the SESN1 gene encoding sestrin-1 isoform X3, translating to MHTLFADSFAALGRLDNITLVMVFHPQYLESFLKTQHYLLQMDGPLPLHYRHYIGIMAAARHQCSYLVNLHVNDFLHVGGDPKWLNGLENAPQKLQNLGELNKVLAHRPWLITKEHIEGLLKAEEHSWSLAELVHAVVLLTHYHSLASFTFGCGISPEIHCDGGHTFRPPSVSNYCICDITNGNHSVDEMQVNSAGNVSVSDSFFEVEALMEKMKQLQECRDEEEASQEEMASRFEIEKRESMFVFSSDDEEVTPARDVSRHFEDTSYGYKDFSRHGMHVPTFRVQDYCWEDHGYSLVNRLYPDVGQLIDEKFHIAYNLTYNTMAMHKDVDTSMLRRAIWNYIHCMFGIRYDDYDYGEINQLLDRSFKVYIKTVVCTPEKVNKRMYDSFWRQFKHSEKVHVNLLLIEARMQAELLYALRAITRYMT from the exons ATGCATACTTTATTTGCAGAttcttttgctgctttgggtCGTTTGGATAATATTACCTTAGTGATGGTTTTTCACCCACAATATTTagaaagtttcttaaaaactcAACACTATCTACTGCAAATGGATGGGCCATTACCCCTACATTACCGGCACTACATTGGAATAATG gCTGCAGCAAGACATCAGTGCTCCTACTTAGTGAATCTCCATGTAAATGATTTCCTTCATGTTGGTGGAGACCCCAAGTGGCTTAATGGTTTAGAGAATGCTCCTCAAAAGCTACAGAATTTAGGAGAACTTAACAAAGTGTTAGCCCATAGACCTTGGCTTATTACCAAAGAACATATTGAG GGACTTTTAAAAGCTGAAGAGCACAGCTGGTCCCTTGCAGAACTGGTACATGCAGTAGTTCTACTCACACACTATCATTCTCTTGCCTCGTTCACATTTGGCTGTGGAATCAGTCCAGAAATTCATTGTGATGGTGGCCACACGTTCAGACCTCCTTCTGTTAGTAACTACTGCATCTGTGACATTACAAATGGCAATCACAGTGTGGATGAGATGCAGGTCAACTCAGCAGGAAATGTTTCG GTAAGTGATTCTTTCTTTGAGGTCGAAGCTCTCATGGAAAAAATGAAGCAGTTGCAGGAATGTCGAGATGAAGAAGAGGCAAGTCAGGAAGAGATGGCTTCAcgttttgaaatagaaaaaagagagagcatgTTTGTCTTCTCTTCAG atgatgAAGAAGTTACACCAGCAAGAGATGTCTCTCGCCACTTTGAGGATACTAGTTATGGCTATAAGGATTTCTCTAGACATGGAATGCACGTCCCAACGTTTCGAGTCCAG GACTACTGTTGGGAAGACCATGGTTATTCTTTGGTAAATCGTCTTTATCCAGATGTAGGACAATTGATCGATGAAAAATTTCACATTGCTTACAATCTTACTTATAATACAATGGCAATGCACAAAGATGTTGATACCTCAATGCTCAGACGGGCTATTTGGAACTATATTCACTGCATGTTTGGAATAAG ATATGATGATTATGACTATGGTGAAATTAACCAGCTATTGGATCGTAGCTTTAAAGTTTATATCAAAACTGTTGTTTGCACTCCTGAAAAGGTTAACAAAAGAATGTATGATAGCTTCTGGAGGCAGTTCAAGCACTCTGAGAAG GTTCACGTTAATCTGCTTCTTATAGAAGCTAGGATGCAAGCAGAACTCCTTTATGCTCTGAGAGCCATTACCCGCTATATGACCTGA
- the SESN1 gene encoding sestrin-1 isoform X2, with the protein MRLATAGNEAYRASLAVSELLGCKQCGGSRGQDEELGIRIPRPLGHGPSRFIPEKEILQVGSEDAQMHTLFADSFAALGRLDNITLVMVFHPQYLESFLKTQHYLLQMDGPLPLHYRHYIGIMAAARHQCSYLVNLHVNDFLHVGGDPKWLNGLENAPQKLQNLGELNKVLAHRPWLITKEHIEGLLKAEEHSWSLAELVHAVVLLTHYHSLASFTFGCGISPEIHCDGGHTFRPPSVSNYCICDITNGNHSVDEMQVNSAGNVSVSDSFFEVEALMEKMKQLQECRDEEEASQEEMASRFEIEKRESMFVFSSDDEEVTPARDVSRHFEDTSYGYKDFSRHGMHVPTFRVQDYCWEDHGYSLVNRLYPDVGQLIDEKFHIAYNLTYNTMAMHKDVDTSMLRRAIWNYIHCMFGIRYDDYDYGEINQLLDRSFKVYIKTVVCTPEKVNKRMYDSFWRQFKHSEKVHVNLLLIEARMQAELLYALRAITRYMT; encoded by the exons gaaCTTGGAATTAGAATTCCTCGACCACTAGGACACGGACCAAGCAGATTCATCCCAGAAAAGGAG ATTCTCCAAGTGGGGAGTGAAGACGCACAGATGCATACTTTATTTGCAGAttcttttgctgctttgggtCGTTTGGATAATATTACCTTAGTGATGGTTTTTCACCCACAATATTTagaaagtttcttaaaaactcAACACTATCTACTGCAAATGGATGGGCCATTACCCCTACATTACCGGCACTACATTGGAATAATG gCTGCAGCAAGACATCAGTGCTCCTACTTAGTGAATCTCCATGTAAATGATTTCCTTCATGTTGGTGGAGACCCCAAGTGGCTTAATGGTTTAGAGAATGCTCCTCAAAAGCTACAGAATTTAGGAGAACTTAACAAAGTGTTAGCCCATAGACCTTGGCTTATTACCAAAGAACATATTGAG GGACTTTTAAAAGCTGAAGAGCACAGCTGGTCCCTTGCAGAACTGGTACATGCAGTAGTTCTACTCACACACTATCATTCTCTTGCCTCGTTCACATTTGGCTGTGGAATCAGTCCAGAAATTCATTGTGATGGTGGCCACACGTTCAGACCTCCTTCTGTTAGTAACTACTGCATCTGTGACATTACAAATGGCAATCACAGTGTGGATGAGATGCAGGTCAACTCAGCAGGAAATGTTTCG GTAAGTGATTCTTTCTTTGAGGTCGAAGCTCTCATGGAAAAAATGAAGCAGTTGCAGGAATGTCGAGATGAAGAAGAGGCAAGTCAGGAAGAGATGGCTTCAcgttttgaaatagaaaaaagagagagcatgTTTGTCTTCTCTTCAG atgatgAAGAAGTTACACCAGCAAGAGATGTCTCTCGCCACTTTGAGGATACTAGTTATGGCTATAAGGATTTCTCTAGACATGGAATGCACGTCCCAACGTTTCGAGTCCAG GACTACTGTTGGGAAGACCATGGTTATTCTTTGGTAAATCGTCTTTATCCAGATGTAGGACAATTGATCGATGAAAAATTTCACATTGCTTACAATCTTACTTATAATACAATGGCAATGCACAAAGATGTTGATACCTCAATGCTCAGACGGGCTATTTGGAACTATATTCACTGCATGTTTGGAATAAG ATATGATGATTATGACTATGGTGAAATTAACCAGCTATTGGATCGTAGCTTTAAAGTTTATATCAAAACTGTTGTTTGCACTCCTGAAAAGGTTAACAAAAGAATGTATGATAGCTTCTGGAGGCAGTTCAAGCACTCTGAGAAG GTTCACGTTAATCTGCTTCTTATAGAAGCTAGGATGCAAGCAGAACTCCTTTATGCTCTGAGAGCCATTACCCGCTATATGACCTGA